Within the Novosphingobium pentaromativorans US6-1 genome, the region CGTCGAGCGTGTAGGCGTCGGTGTGGCAGATGCCGGTTGCCATGATTTCGACCAGGACTTCGCCTTCCTTGGGGCCTTCCAGGTCGACTTCGACGATTTCCAGCGGTTTCTTCGCTTCGAAAGCGACTGCGGCGCGGGTCTTCATGTGCGCAAACTCCTCTTCATCGAAGCGCTTTGTAGGACTCGCAGGTACTGTGATAAAGCGCCCCGCAGGAAAAGGATTATCACACTACGGAGATAATGGTGCTGGCCAACTGGGACGGTATCGAAGAGTTCGCGATGGTCGCACGTCTGGGCAGTTTCACGGCCGCGGCGCAGGCCTATGGCGCCTCGGTGACGCACATGAGCCGCTCGCTCGCGCGGCTGGAAAGCCGCTTGCAGGCCCAGCTCCTGCACCGCACCACCCGCTCGCTGCGCCTGACCGAGACGGGGCAGATCTTTCTCGAAACCTGCAAGCGACTGATCGAGGAGCGCGACGAGGCCATCGCCGCCATAGCCTCGCAAGGCGAACCGAGCGGACACTTGCGCATCACTTGCTCCTATGCGCTGGGCGAGAAGTTCGTGGCACCGATCGTGCGCGAGCTGTCGACCGCCTACCCGTCGCTGACGGTCACGCTCGATCTCGACAATGCCGTGGTCGACCTCATCGCCGATGGCTACGACCTTGCGATCCGTACCGGCCAGCTCAACGATTCCCGGCTCGTCGCCACGCGGGTGGCCTCGCGCGCGCTCATCACCCTTGCCTCTCCGGCCTATCTTGTCCGCCGCGGTCGGCCTTCGGACATCGAAGACCTGCGCCGGCACGAATGCCTCGTGGGATCGAGTGCGCAGTGGCAGTTCAAGGGCAACGGGACCTTCCGTCCGCAGGGTCGCTGGC harbors:
- a CDS encoding LysR family transcriptional regulator; translation: MVLANWDGIEEFAMVARLGSFTAAAQAYGASVTHMSRSLARLESRLQAQLLHRTTRSLRLTETGQIFLETCKRLIEERDEAIAAIASQGEPSGHLRITCSYALGEKFVAPIVRELSTAYPSLTVTLDLDNAVVDLIADGYDLAIRTGQLNDSRLVATRVASRALITLASPAYLVRRGRPSDIEDLRRHECLVGSSAQWQFKGNGTFRPQGRWRCNSGNALIEAALADMGICQVPRFYLGNHLSEGRLEPVLPDLNPEEEPIWAVYPQRRHLSPKVSAMVDALRNSLPSHLATASGLAT